The following are encoded in a window of Bos indicus isolate NIAB-ARS_2022 breed Sahiwal x Tharparkar chromosome 7, NIAB-ARS_B.indTharparkar_mat_pri_1.0, whole genome shotgun sequence genomic DNA:
- the LOC139183946 gene encoding olfactory receptor 7A17-like, which yields MEPGNNTQSSELFLLGFSEDPELEPLIFGLFLCMYLITVFGNLLIILVIISDFHLHTPMYFFLSNLSFVDISFTSTTIPKMLQNIENQSKVITYEGCIVQVYFCIFLAGLDDFLLIVMAYDRFVAICHPLHYTVIMNPRLCGLLVLVSWMVSAMHSLLQSLMALQLTFCTKVEIPQFFCELNQMVQLACSDTFLNNMVMYLASVLLAGGPFAGILYSYSKIVSSIRRISSTQGKFKAFSTCASHLSVVLLFYCTSLGVYLSSAATHSSHSSAIASVMYTVVTPMLNPFIYSLRNKDLKKALKRVYGIISIKRPIVLGQMKCP from the coding sequence ATGGAACCAGGTAACAATACACAATCTTCTGAActttttcttctgggattctCAGAGGACCCAGAATTGGAGCCCCTCATCTTTGGACTTTTCCTCTGCATGTACCTGATCACTGTGTTTGGAAATCTGCTCATTATCCTGGTCATCATCTCTGACTTCCACcttcacacccccatgtacttcttcctctccaacttgTCCTTTGTAGACATCTCCTTCACCTCCACAACCATCCCAAAGATGCTGCAGAATATCGAGAACCAGAGCAAAGTCATAACCTATGAAGGCTGCATCGTCCAGGTGTATTTTTGCATATTCCTTGCAGGATTAGATGACTTCCTCCTGATAGTGATGGCCTACGACCGCTTTGTGGCCATATGCCACCCTCTGCACTACACAGTCATCATGAATCCTCGGCTCTGTGGACTGCTGGTATTGGTGTCCTGGATGGTGAGTGCTATGCATTCCTTGTTACAAAGTTTAATGGCTTTGCAGCTGACCTTCTGTACAAAGGTGGAAATTCCCCAATTTTTTTGTGAACTCAATCAGATGGTCCAACTTGCCTGTTCTGACACCTTTCTTAATAACATGGTGATGTATTTGGCATCAGTGCTACTAGCTGGTGGGCCGTTTGCTGGTATCCTTTACTCTTACTCTAAGATAGTCTCTTCCATACGAAGAATCTCATCAACTCAGGGAAAGTTTAAAGCATTTTCCACTTGTGCATCTCATCTCTCAGTtgtcttattattttattgtacGAGCCTAGGAGTGTACCTTAGCTCTGCTGCTACACACAGCTCACACTCAAGTGCAATAGCCTCcgtgatgtacactgtggtcacacccatgctgaacccattcatctacagtctgaggaacAAAGACTTAAAGAAGGCTCTGAAGAGAGTCTATGGAATAATATCTATAAAAAGGCCAATTGTCCTGGGGCAGATGAAGTGCCCTTGA